AGAGACCCTTACTTCTTTTCTTACTTTTCATAATAAATCCTCCAAAAAAATAATATCTTACCTTCTTATGACTATATTAACTTAAATTCAAAGAAATTCATATTTTAACCTCGTCTCTGCCAACAAAATAACGCTAAAAAATAAATCGATTTTTACATCCTATTTCATTACTTACTTTTCTAAACAATGTGATATAATTTCTTTCACAGTTATGAAATTTGTTCATTTAATTCGTTAATTCTAAGTTAGTAAAAATTGAATATATGGAGAGGAATTAAAAAATGTTAACAGAAGTTTCCATTTTACCTGTTCAACCAAGTTACTCTATTAATGGTCATCAAATTTTTGCGGAAGTTTTAAATGAAGCACCTTTAATCGTCAAATTTCAAAATGTCTTAAGTGAAGATGAGTGCAATGCACTAATTGAACGCTCTAAAAATCGATTAAAAAGATCCAAATTAGCGAATCAAGAAGTAAGCGCAATTCGTACAAGTAGTGGAATGTTTTTTGAGGAAAATGAAAGTCCACTAATTGCTCAAATTGAACAACGCATATCAGCCTTAATGCATTTACCTTTGAAAAATGCGGAGGGTTTGCAAGTATTACACTATGAGATTGGACAACAATTCAAGCCTCATTTTGACTACTTTAAAGAAGACAATCCAAAAAGTGAAAACAATCGAATTAGCACCTTAGTCATTTATTTAAATGATGTTGAGGAAGGTGGCGAAACCACATTTCCTAATTTAAATCTTGCTGTGAAACCAGAAAAAGGCAGTGCAGTTTATTTTGAGTATTTTTATCAAAACCCACAGCTCAACGAATTAACACTCCATAGTGGTGAGCCAGTTAAGCGGGGAGAAAAGTGGATTGCAACACAGTGGATGCGTAGGAAGGCTGTAAGAGTTGGTTTTTAACTAAAATCATACCTACACCTGAACT
Above is a genomic segment from Lysinibacillus sp. PLM2 containing:
- a CDS encoding 2OG-Fe(II) oxygenase; the encoded protein is MLTEVSILPVQPSYSINGHQIFAEVLNEAPLIVKFQNVLSEDECNALIERSKNRLKRSKLANQEVSAIRTSSGMFFEENESPLIAQIEQRISALMHLPLKNAEGLQVLHYEIGQQFKPHFDYFKEDNPKSENNRISTLVIYLNDVEEGGETTFPNLNLAVKPEKGSAVYFEYFYQNPQLNELTLHSGEPVKRGEKWIATQWMRRKAVRVGF